One region of Streptosporangiales bacterium genomic DNA includes:
- a CDS encoding TetR family transcriptional regulator: protein MHSTKQRLLDAGLPMLLQHGYNDLGVQALLAATGIPKGSFYHHFRDKEDFALQVVDQYMQGVHAGLDDCLGDITRAPLDRVRSFFEATQEHYRIEGYMGCLLGGLGQELSGVSDVFRRKIEECFSQIAARVAVCLEEARQRVDISPESDPKQMASLLVDCWEGAALRSRLRRDPGPLNAMLNFYFRSAGTG, encoded by the coding sequence ATGCATTCGACGAAGCAGCGCCTGCTCGATGCCGGTCTGCCCATGCTCTTGCAGCACGGCTACAACGATCTGGGCGTTCAGGCGCTGCTGGCCGCGACGGGTATTCCGAAGGGGTCCTTCTACCACCACTTCCGAGACAAGGAGGACTTCGCGCTCCAGGTCGTCGATCAATACATGCAGGGCGTGCATGCCGGGCTCGACGACTGTCTCGGCGACATCACACGCGCTCCGCTCGACCGGGTGCGCTCCTTCTTCGAGGCGACGCAGGAGCACTACCGGATCGAGGGTTACATGGGGTGCCTGCTGGGCGGGCTCGGCCAGGAGCTCTCGGGGGTAAGCGACGTCTTCCGGCGCAAGATCGAGGAGTGCTTCTCACAGATCGCAGCGCGGGTCGCCGTCTGTCTGGAAGAGGCCCGGCAGCGAGTGGACATCTCGCCCGAGTCCGATCCGAAGCAGATGGCGAGCTTGCTCGTCGACTGCTGGGAGGGTGCCGCTCTTCGTAGCCGACTGCGGCGTGACCCGGGCCCGCTGAACGCGATGCTCAACTTCTACTTCCGGTCAGCGGGCACTGGCTGA
- a CDS encoding ABC transporter permease: MATHFFADTATLTGRSLKHVTRSPDTIITTAIMPIAIMLLFVYVLGGAIDTGPASAAASYIDYMLPGILLITIASGISYTAYRLWGDMQGGIFDRFHSMPIARSAALWSHVLTSLVANLLSLVLVTGVALLMGFRTGASVAAWLAVIGILVLFTLALTWLAVIPGLTAKSVDGAGAFSYPLIFLPFLSSAFVPTESMPGPVRWFAEHQPVTSIVNTIRGLFAGRPVSGDIWVALVWCVGILVVAYVFAIVAFRRKIA, encoded by the coding sequence ATGGCCACCCATTTCTTCGCAGACACCGCCACCCTGACCGGCCGGTCGTTGAAGCACGTCACACGCAGTCCCGACACGATCATCACGACCGCGATCATGCCGATCGCGATCATGCTGTTGTTCGTCTACGTTCTCGGCGGCGCGATCGACACCGGCCCGGCATCCGCCGCGGCCTCGTACATCGACTACATGCTTCCCGGCATCCTGCTCATCACGATCGCCTCCGGCATCTCCTACACCGCGTACCGGCTCTGGGGCGACATGCAAGGAGGCATCTTCGACAGATTCCACTCCATGCCGATCGCCCGCTCCGCAGCCCTGTGGTCGCATGTGCTGACCTCTCTCGTCGCCAACCTGCTCTCGCTCGTCCTCGTCACGGGGGTCGCCCTCCTCATGGGTTTCCGCACCGGAGCGAGCGTGGCCGCGTGGCTGGCAGTGATCGGCATCCTGGTTCTGTTCACCCTCGCGTTGACCTGGCTTGCCGTGATCCCCGGCCTCACCGCGAAGTCCGTGGACGGCGCCGGCGCATTCTCCTACCCGCTCATCTTCCTGCCGTTCCTCAGCTCCGCCTTCGTGCCCACCGAGTCCATGCCGGGGCCGGTGCGCTGGTTCGCCGAGCACCAGCCGGTCACTTCGATCGTGAACACGATCCGCGGCCTGTTCGCCGGGCGGCCGGTGAGCGGCGACATCTGGGTCGCGCTGGTCTGGTGCGTCGGCATCCTCGTCGTCGCGTACGTTTTCGCGATAGTCGCCTTTCGCCGCAAGATCGCCTGA
- a CDS encoding DUF1048 domain-containing protein: MSGFIEKVAGDLADKRRWREHRARVKTLPTAYRRAVEALERYLIYRVINGEAITGAVTKGDVLVDLYQELAEVFERAAADGTPIREVVGADPLRFADMLLSKYAAAGWSDKEWIDKEQHKEQQRLVGTIAQAEAEDGSTPS; this comes from the coding sequence ATGTCGGGTTTCATCGAGAAGGTCGCCGGTGACCTCGCTGACAAGCGGCGGTGGCGGGAGCACAGGGCGCGGGTAAAGACGCTCCCCACTGCCTACCGGAGGGCGGTCGAGGCGCTGGAGCGGTACCTGATCTACCGCGTGATCAACGGCGAGGCGATCACGGGCGCGGTCACGAAGGGCGATGTCCTCGTGGACCTGTACCAGGAGCTTGCGGAGGTTTTCGAGCGGGCCGCGGCCGATGGCACCCCGATCCGCGAGGTCGTCGGCGCTGATCCCCTCCGATTCGCCGACATGCTGCTGAGCAAGTACGCCGCCGCTGGGTGGAGTGACAAGGAGTGGATCGACAAGGAGCAGCACAAGGAGCAGCAGCGGCTGGTGGGCACGATCGCTCAGGCCGAGGCAGAGGACGGAAGCACCCCCTCATGA
- a CDS encoding ATP-binding cassette domain-containing protein has product MTAGVTSAPAISVQGLEKSYGKLAVLRRVDFEVARGNIFALLGSNGAGKTTVVKILATLLKADAGTATVNGFDVAAEAAYVRESISLTGQFAAVDEILSGRENLILVAKLRHLNDPGGIADELLARFSLTDAGGRKVATYSGGMRRRLDIAMSLIGNPPVIFLDEPTAGLDPEARIEVWKTVEKLAASGTTVLLTTQYLDEAEELANRIAILHQGRIIVNGTLDELKQLLPPAKVEYVEKQPSLEDVFLALVGDDGTQGTSGNARSTDSGKQ; this is encoded by the coding sequence ATGACCGCCGGAGTGACCTCTGCACCAGCGATCAGCGTGCAGGGATTGGAGAAGTCGTACGGGAAGCTGGCGGTGCTGCGCAGAGTGGATTTCGAGGTCGCTCGCGGCAACATCTTCGCACTGCTCGGGTCGAACGGGGCGGGCAAGACCACGGTGGTGAAGATTCTGGCCACGCTGCTGAAGGCCGACGCGGGCACCGCCACCGTCAACGGCTTCGACGTCGCCGCCGAGGCGGCGTACGTGCGCGAGTCGATCAGTCTCACCGGGCAGTTCGCCGCCGTCGACGAGATCCTCAGCGGGCGGGAGAACCTCATCCTGGTCGCCAAGCTCCGGCACCTGAATGATCCCGGCGGGATCGCGGACGAGCTGCTCGCCCGGTTCTCCCTAACCGACGCCGGCGGTCGGAAGGTCGCCACCTACTCCGGGGGGATGCGCCGCCGGCTGGACATCGCGATGAGCCTGATCGGCAACCCGCCGGTCATCTTCCTCGACGAGCCGACGGCGGGTTTGGACCCGGAGGCGCGGATCGAGGTGTGGAAGACGGTCGAGAAGCTCGCGGCCAGTGGGACGACGGTGCTGCTGACCACGCAGTATCTGGACGAGGCGGAAGAACTCGCCAACCGGATCGCGATCCTGCATCAGGGGCGGATCATCGTGAACGGCACCCTGGACGAGCTGAAGCAGCTGCTCCCGCCGGCGAAGGTCGAGTACGTCGAGAAGCAGCCGTCCCTGGAGGACGTCTTCCTCGCCCTCGTCGGCGACGACGGCACCCAAGGCACAAGCGGGAATGCCCGCTCCACGGATTCGGGAAAGCAGTAG
- a CDS encoding LysR family transcriptional regulator → MELALHRLRMLREVARRDGVSAAARALHYSPSGVSQQLAALEDEVGAPLLERVGRGVRLTDVGRVLAEHAEIILDAEQQAQAAVEQVRDTLAAELMVGVFSTVSAAIVPLVTNDLAEQHPEIRLTTRETDPEDAVVDLRHGHLDLAFMIDYPDATEPWPSGLRTVSVCVEDLHLAAPEGQFTDGPVRLADLADLDWVISGPHTYYGRAVRSACRRAGFDLRITHQVDEQATALAMVAAGAGITLMSDLGKVFCPDHVDVFPLTRPIRRRLVVAHHPEAARRPAIRAVLDSIKRAAATLDLPVRPR, encoded by the coding sequence ATGGAACTGGCGCTGCACCGGCTGCGGATGCTCCGCGAGGTCGCGCGCCGCGACGGGGTCAGCGCCGCGGCCAGAGCCCTGCACTACTCGCCCTCGGGGGTGTCGCAGCAACTCGCCGCGCTCGAGGACGAGGTCGGTGCTCCGTTGCTCGAACGCGTCGGTCGTGGCGTACGGCTCACCGATGTGGGACGTGTGCTCGCCGAGCACGCCGAGATCATCCTTGACGCCGAGCAGCAGGCCCAGGCCGCGGTCGAACAGGTACGTGACACGTTGGCGGCCGAACTGATGGTCGGCGTCTTCTCCACGGTGTCGGCCGCGATCGTGCCATTGGTCACGAACGACCTCGCCGAGCAGCATCCCGAGATCCGCCTCACCACCCGCGAGACCGACCCCGAGGACGCCGTCGTCGACCTTCGGCACGGCCACCTCGACCTGGCGTTCATGATCGACTACCCGGATGCGACAGAGCCGTGGCCGAGCGGCCTGCGAACCGTCTCGGTGTGCGTCGAGGACCTCCACCTCGCGGCACCCGAGGGGCAGTTCACCGACGGGCCCGTCCGGCTGGCCGATCTCGCTGACCTCGACTGGGTCATCTCAGGCCCGCACACGTACTACGGCCGCGCCGTGCGGTCCGCCTGCCGCCGCGCCGGTTTCGACCTCAGGATCACCCACCAGGTCGACGAGCAGGCCACCGCGCTCGCCATGGTCGCCGCGGGTGCCGGTATCACGCTGATGTCCGACCTGGGGAAGGTCTTCTGCCCTGACCACGTCGACGTGTTCCCTCTGACCCGGCCGATCCGGCGCCGACTCGTCGTCGCGCACCATCCGGAGGCCGCGCGCCGTCCCGCGATCCGAGCCGTCCTCGACAGCATCAAGCGAGCCGCCGCGACGCTCGACCTGCCCGTTCGCCCTCGGTAG
- a CDS encoding MerR family DNA-binding transcriptional regulator, translating into MLTISQLAAYAGVTVAAVRHYHKIGLLPEPERDRSGYRSYDAAAVVRLIRIHVLASAGVPLAQVEDFLDAAPEDFAEEVREIDTRLRAEVRRLQDTRKRLARLAAGEQLALPVSVVGYLDRLRELGVEERYIEKERDAWIVVAAQDTDQIDAIIAGKHEDLNDPDMVRLYSLVSGALDWTADDPLVVELADIMDRILTRAFESGGMDDDWFDDQMVDLLDVTMAESAPAAERLLTLLEERGWKGWTRIERVPGHRLET; encoded by the coding sequence ATGCTCACCATCAGCCAGCTCGCCGCGTACGCCGGGGTGACCGTGGCTGCGGTCCGGCATTACCACAAGATCGGGCTGCTGCCCGAGCCCGAGCGCGACCGATCCGGGTACCGCAGCTACGACGCGGCGGCGGTGGTGCGGTTGATCCGGATTCACGTCCTCGCCAGCGCCGGAGTGCCGCTGGCCCAGGTGGAAGACTTCCTCGACGCCGCGCCGGAGGATTTCGCCGAGGAGGTGCGCGAGATCGACACGCGGCTGCGCGCCGAGGTCCGGCGACTGCAGGACACCCGCAAACGGCTCGCACGGCTCGCAGCCGGAGAACAGCTGGCGCTCCCGGTGAGCGTGGTGGGCTACCTCGACCGGCTGCGCGAACTCGGCGTCGAGGAACGCTACATCGAGAAGGAGCGCGACGCCTGGATTGTGGTCGCCGCCCAGGACACCGACCAGATCGACGCCATCATCGCCGGCAAGCACGAAGACCTGAACGACCCGGACATGGTGAGGCTCTACAGCCTCGTCAGCGGAGCACTCGACTGGACCGCCGACGACCCGCTCGTCGTCGAGCTCGCCGACATCATGGACCGCATCTTGACGCGGGCGTTCGAGTCCGGGGGCATGGACGACGACTGGTTCGACGACCAGATGGTCGATCTCCTGGACGTGACCATGGCCGAGTCAGCCCCCGCCGCCGAACGTCTGCTGACACTCCTGGAGGAACGGGGCTGGAAGGGCTGGACACGCATCGAGCGAGTGCCAGGCCACCGCCTTGAGACCTAG
- a CDS encoding cupin domain-containing protein, translating to MRVAKDEVEIRMEIPGAVIRQRMDFGDASRLGAIGGEYFSLSAGVDMTPLFEGLEGDLCQCPHWGFVLSGQLTTTDADGARETVTANDLFYWPSGHNVKVDADAEFVMFSPQVEHSEVIEHMRGKVNAG from the coding sequence ATGCGCGTTGCCAAGGACGAGGTCGAGATTCGGATGGAGATTCCAGGCGCGGTGATCCGTCAGCGGATGGATTTCGGCGACGCGAGCAGACTCGGGGCGATTGGCGGTGAGTACTTCAGCCTCTCGGCGGGGGTCGACATGACGCCGCTGTTCGAGGGGCTTGAAGGTGACCTGTGTCAGTGTCCCCACTGGGGCTTCGTCTTGAGCGGCCAGCTGACGACCACCGATGCGGACGGCGCACGTGAGACGGTCACGGCCAACGATCTGTTCTACTGGCCGTCTGGGCACAACGTGAAGGTCGACGCCGACGCCGAGTTCGTGATGTTCAGTCCCCAGGTGGAGCACAGCGAGGTCATCGAGCACATGCGCGGAAAGGTGAACGCCGGCTAG
- a CDS encoding DUF1772 domain-containing protein, which yields MDYLGLSALVVGGFTACAEFGSYAFVHPVIRRLPVEHHIAVEQGLLRTFGRVMPVLMTATLAIAIGVASTGHIADQAGPHLWRWLAVVAYGAALVSTIIFNVPVNLATGRWNAKQPPTDWKNTRNRWELFQGIRSWLLLAGFILTCIGFAAG from the coding sequence ATGGACTACCTCGGCCTGTCCGCACTGGTCGTCGGCGGGTTCACCGCCTGCGCCGAGTTCGGCTCCTACGCCTTCGTGCACCCGGTAATCCGCCGTCTCCCGGTCGAGCACCACATCGCGGTGGAACAGGGTCTGCTGCGCACCTTCGGCCGAGTCATGCCGGTGCTGATGACCGCGACCCTGGCTATCGCGATCGGCGTCGCCTCCACGGGCCACATCGCCGACCAGGCCGGCCCACACCTGTGGCGCTGGCTCGCGGTCGTCGCCTACGGCGCCGCGCTCGTGTCGACCATCATCTTCAACGTGCCGGTCAACCTCGCCACCGGCCGCTGGAACGCGAAGCAGCCCCCGACCGACTGGAAGAACACCCGCAACCGGTGGGAGCTCTTCCAAGGCATTCGCTCCTGGCTCCTCCTCGCCGGATTCATCCTCACCTGCATCGGCTTCGCCGCAGGATGA
- a CDS encoding TetR family transcriptional regulator, producing MVGRVGHGGSFPRKLTSDKLASVQVGVNERASTVARSRNRKGQGHQLREEILTAGLEVLAATSDARQVTIRAVAVAAGVSPPAIYLYFPDRAALLRALVDRGFGLFDTHLTRATENVEEPAGRLRRLCLAYLDFAHTHPGVYRVVFSAAGLGPAELGVADGEEHPGRASLTALVAAVAACGHPGDDPFGKAVQLWCMLHGLADLKLTKPELDWPPIDRLIDQTLTDLQLTGTPPTVHSPRRAE from the coding sequence GTGGTTGGCCGGGTTGGGCATGGGGGCTCCTTCCCACGTAAGTTAACAAGTGATAAGTTAGCGTCAGTTCAGGTTGGTGTCAACGAAAGGGCCAGTACCGTGGCGCGGTCACGCAACCGGAAAGGGCAGGGGCATCAGCTGCGCGAGGAGATCCTCACCGCGGGACTGGAGGTCCTCGCCGCCACGTCCGACGCCCGCCAGGTCACCATCCGCGCCGTCGCGGTCGCGGCCGGCGTGAGCCCCCCTGCGATCTACCTGTACTTCCCGGACCGGGCCGCGTTGCTACGCGCGCTCGTCGACCGCGGCTTCGGCCTGTTCGACACCCACCTCACCAGAGCCACCGAGAACGTCGAGGAGCCGGCCGGACGGCTGCGGCGGCTCTGCCTCGCCTACCTGGACTTCGCTCACACTCACCCCGGCGTCTACCGGGTCGTGTTCAGCGCGGCCGGCCTGGGCCCCGCCGAACTGGGTGTCGCCGACGGCGAAGAGCATCCCGGGCGGGCATCACTCACTGCCCTGGTAGCCGCCGTCGCGGCGTGCGGCCACCCTGGCGACGACCCGTTCGGCAAAGCCGTCCAACTCTGGTGCATGCTGCACGGCCTCGCCGACCTCAAGCTGACCAAACCAGAACTCGACTGGCCACCCATCGATCGCCTGATCGACCAGACCCTCACCGACCTCCAACTCACCGGCACGCCACCCACCGTCCACTCGCCACGGCGAGCGGAATAG
- a CDS encoding DUF4145 domain-containing protein translates to MSTDGLVDPRLLEWAQELRALRNQGAHFTDVPVSREESRDALELCEAILDYMYVLSARFKEFRSRRSGPGSGPHLPRSVGQ, encoded by the coding sequence ATGAGCACCGATGGCTTGGTGGATCCTCGCTTGCTGGAATGGGCGCAAGAGCTACGCGCACTTCGGAATCAGGGCGCCCACTTCACGGACGTTCCCGTTAGCCGTGAGGAGTCCAGGGACGCACTGGAGCTGTGTGAGGCGATCCTCGACTACATGTACGTGCTCTCAGCGAGGTTCAAGGAGTTTCGTTCGCGGCGCTCAGGGCCCGGTTCCGGACCGCATCTTCCTAGGAGCGTGGGTCAGTAA
- a CDS encoding MarR family transcriptional regulator: MTAGPRSLQEALVQEMPWYVSAAVRFQMAVADQMGMPLADVHAVGALLEVGPTGVRQLAEVMGMTTGAVTRLVDRLEGGGFVRRDPDPTDRRRVVLRVVPERVEAISRYYESMGDRWRRTVDGYSDAELRFLLDFLRSGRADAQAETARLRADGRRHGARKRRATGGDAATPD, translated from the coding sequence ATGACTGCCGGACCGAGGAGTCTGCAAGAGGCGCTGGTGCAGGAGATGCCGTGGTACGTCTCGGCTGCCGTCCGCTTCCAGATGGCCGTCGCCGACCAGATGGGCATGCCGTTGGCCGACGTGCACGCGGTGGGTGCGTTGCTCGAGGTAGGGCCCACGGGCGTCAGGCAGCTGGCCGAGGTGATGGGCATGACCACCGGCGCGGTCACGCGGCTCGTGGACCGACTCGAGGGTGGTGGCTTCGTCCGCAGGGACCCGGACCCGACTGACCGCAGGCGGGTGGTTCTGCGGGTCGTGCCCGAGCGCGTCGAGGCCATCTCCCGCTACTACGAGTCGATGGGCGACCGTTGGCGCCGGACGGTGGACGGGTACTCGGACGCCGAGCTGCGGTTCCTGCTGGACTTCCTGCGCTCGGGTCGCGCGGATGCCCAGGCGGAGACGGCGCGACTGCGTGCCGACGGCCGTCGGCACGGCGCCAGGAAGCGCCGGGCCACCGGCGGAGACGCGGCTACCCCCGACTGA
- a CDS encoding VOC family protein, with amino-acid sequence MPIKLQNVGIAVRDLEATILFFTDLGLSVLGRDTVSGEWTDTAVGLDGNHANIAMLQTPDGNGRLELFEYIHPDAIETEPTRPNQIGMHRVAFSVDNIDEALEIAARHGCHPLRGVATYGDVYKLTYLRGPSGILVMLAEELKKS; translated from the coding sequence ATGCCCATCAAACTCCAGAACGTCGGCATCGCCGTCCGCGACCTCGAAGCGACGATCCTCTTCTTCACCGACCTCGGTCTGAGCGTCCTCGGTCGTGACACGGTCAGTGGAGAGTGGACCGACACCGCCGTCGGCCTGGACGGCAACCACGCCAACATCGCCATGCTCCAGACGCCAGACGGCAACGGTCGCCTCGAGCTGTTCGAGTACATCCACCCCGACGCGATCGAGACGGAGCCGACCCGGCCTAACCAGATCGGCATGCACCGCGTCGCGTTCTCGGTCGACAACATCGACGAGGCCCTCGAGATCGCCGCGAGGCACGGATGCCACCCGCTGCGCGGCGTGGCGACCTACGGGGACGTCTACAAGCTCACGTATCTCCGCGGCCCCAGCGGCATCCTCGTGATGCTCGCTGAGGAGCTGAAGAAGAGCTGA
- a CDS encoding DUF385 domain-containing protein, with the protein MPNPANHIPALVLRSPLHRILSARYLLLEFTGRKTSRTFRAPVAYVLDHAHRIVLTTDSPWWRNFTAPAPVRLWLRGRVVAGTATAMADPNQTAAALRRLVDAIPSYARPAGLARDTHRHVSDAEIARAVAAGRVGIDIDVPESR; encoded by the coding sequence ATGCCCAACCCGGCCAACCACATTCCGGCGCTCGTCCTACGCTCCCCGCTGCACCGGATCCTCAGCGCCCGCTACCTGCTCCTCGAGTTCACCGGTCGCAAGACCAGCCGCACCTTCCGCGCCCCGGTGGCCTATGTGCTCGATCATGCGCACCGGATCGTGCTGACCACTGACTCGCCCTGGTGGCGCAACTTCACCGCCCCGGCTCCGGTGCGGCTGTGGCTGCGCGGCCGCGTCGTCGCCGGCACCGCCACCGCCATGGCCGACCCGAACCAGACCGCGGCCGCGCTGCGGCGCCTGGTCGATGCCATCCCCTCCTACGCCCGCCCCGCTGGGCTGGCCCGCGACACACACCGGCACGTCAGCGACGCCGAGATCGCCCGCGCCGTCGCCGCGGGCCGGGTCGGCATCGACATCGACGTCCCCGAGAGTAGGTGA